One genomic region from Ursus arctos isolate Adak ecotype North America unplaced genomic scaffold, UrsArc2.0 scaffold_17, whole genome shotgun sequence encodes:
- the LOC113253249 gene encoding myosin regulatory light chain 12B, whose protein sequence is MSSKKAKTKTTKKRPQRATSNVFAMFDQSQIQEFKEAFNMIDQNRDGFIDKEDLHDMLASLGKNPTDAYLEAMMNEAPGPINFTMFLTMFGEKLNGTDPEDVIRNAFACFDEEATGTIQEDYLRELLTTMGDRFTDEEVDELYREAPIDKKGNFNYIEFTRILKHGAKDKDD, encoded by the exons ATGTCGAGCAAAAAGGCAAAGACCAAGACCACCAAGAAGCGCCCCCAGCGTGCAACATCCAACGTGTTCGCCATGTTTGACCAGTCGCAGATTCAGGAGTTCAAAGAAGCCTTCAACATGATCGATCAGAACAGAGATGGTTTCATTGACAAGGAGGATCTGCATGATATGCTTGCTTCTCTAG GGAAGAATCCAACCGATGCATACCTTGAGGCCATGATGAATGAGGCTCCCGGGCCCATAAATTTCACCATGTTCCTCACGATGTTTGGTGAGAAGTTAAATGGTACAGATCCGGAAGATGTCATCAGAAACGCTTTTGCTTGCTTTGATGAAGAAGCAACTG GCACCATCCAGGAAGATTACCTGAGAGAACTGCTGACAACCATGGGAGATCGGTTTACAGACGAGGAAGTGGATGAGCTGTACAGAGAAGCGCCTATCGACAAAAAGGGAAATTTCAATTATATTGAGTTCACGCGCATCCTTAAACATGGAGCAAAAGACAAAGATGACTGA